CCGCCATGTCTTCTTCCGACCGGATCAGGGAACCTTCATAACCTGCAGCCCGGAAGCTATTGCAAACACTTCTGAGATTGCCCGCTCCATAATCGATAACGCCGAGTTTCATAGAAGGATTCTTTACAAGGTTCCCTTGGTGGACGGAACAAGATCGCGCGTCCTAGGATCGACGGACACGGCTTCCCGCAAGGCACGGGCAATGCCCTTGAAGACGGATTCCGCAATGTGGTGTCCATCCCTGCCGTAAAACACTTCGACATGCAGATTGCAGCGAAGGTTATTGGCGAATGCTCTGCAAAATTCTTCACACAGCGTCAACGGAAAGTTAGGGGCATCCGGAAGACCTGTTTCGGGGATGCGGAAGGAAAGGTAAGGACGGTTGCTCAAATCGATCACGACGCGGCAAAGAGTTTCGTCCATGGGTATGTAGGCACATCCATAACGGACAATACCCTTCTTATCACCCAGAGCCGTGCGAATACAGTCGCCGAGGACAATCGCTACATCCTCGACGGTATGGTGCGCATCGACATCCAAATCTCCCCGGGCATCGATCTTGAGATCCATCAATGAATGGCGAGCCACTAGATTGAGCATGTGATCAAAAAAGGCGTGTCCCGTAGCAATGGCCCCGCATCCGGTTCCATCAAGATTCACTTCCAGGGCAATATCGGTTTCTCCCGTCGTCCTTTTGCGTGCGTCCTGTCTCATGAGGGTTTCTTATACCATATTCTTCTCCAATAAAAGCGGAAACGGACATATCCCCCGGGAATCCGGGAAATATGTCCATGAAATGAAAGGCGGAAAGTTTCCGCAAGAGCTTTGACGGATCAATCCTTCTTGGCATCATCAGCCTTGGCAGGAGCAGGTTCTTCCCCTTTCTTGCCATCTTTCTTGTTCTTGAACTGCTCTTCAAGTTGTTTAAGCTGACTGCTCTTTTTACGGCGTTCTTCAATTTGTTTGCGGCGTTCTTCAAGCCTCTTCTTGGCTTCGGCTTCGCGGGCGGCACGAGCGTCGTCGCGTTCTTTCTGCTTGCCGGCAACAATAACATCTTCAAGAGCTTCAATGTATTCCTTATCCACACGAGTACTGCGGATGATGGAAAGCTGTTCACTAGCCTCGGTAAACTGCTTGTTATCGACGTTTTCCCAGGCAGCCTTGAAAGCATCCGTAGCCTTGCCGGCTTCCGGCATGGTTTCAGCCAAATCCATTCCAAGAGAGTCGGCATCGGCCGTCGCTACGCGAAGCAAATCTTCCAGAGAAGGAAGATAAGTCGGTACCGGTTTGAACCAGCGGATGCGTTTTTCACGAAGCTTAGTGGCAAACTCCATGTACTTCTTCTTGTTTTCCGCATCTTTGGCGCGTTTGAGGGATCTCTTCTTCTGGTAGGCTTCTTTCTGTTCCGTAGTCAGAGTTCTGGCCTTTGCATCCTGTGCACGTTCCTTTTTATCTTCGGCATCCTTGCGGGCTTCACCTTCCTTGATCATCTTGGCCAGATTCACCTTCATTTGCTTGGCAATCTGGGCAGCTACCGGATAAGCTTCCACAAAAGCCTTCGATCCGGCATACTTCTGCTTCAGGTTGTCAAAAACCTGCATAGCGGCATAGGGATCCTGAGCCTTGACATGAGCCTTCATAGAATCCAGGAGACGATTGGCCTCGATGTCGTAACGGAATCGGAGCATTTCCTCCTCAGTCGGTTCGTTGGCCTTGGCTTCGGCTGCCGCCTTGGCTGCAGCTTCTTCATTCTTCTTGAGAATATCTCCCAGTTTGCTTTGCAACGCCTTGGCTTCTTCTAATTTCTTAGACTTGGGGTATTTTTCGACAAACTTGTCCAAGGCTTCCTTGCCTTCCTTGACGACATCGGGAGTCAAGGAGTCCGGCTGGTCATAACGGCGTTCAAGCTTACTCAGTTCAAGCTCGTCAGGCGTACTTTTGATAATTTCCTTGATCTGATCACGGGCCACCGTCTTGGTATCCTTGATGGTTTTACTAATGGGGACCACAAATGATACTTCCTTGGGTGTTTCCAATTCAATGGTACAATCCTTGTAAACAGTACCGTCCACCATGTGGATTTCATCGGCAAAAACCAGAGGTGT
This is a stretch of genomic DNA from Akkermansia sp. N21116. It encodes these proteins:
- the hisB gene encoding imidazoleglycerol-phosphate dehydratase HisB, translated to MRQDARKRTTGETDIALEVNLDGTGCGAIATGHAFFDHMLNLVARHSLMDLKIDARGDLDVDAHHTVEDVAIVLGDCIRTALGDKKGIVRYGCAYIPMDETLCRVVIDLSNRPYLSFRIPETGLPDAPNFPLTLCEEFCRAFANNLRCNLHVEVFYGRDGHHIAESVFKGIARALREAVSVDPRTRDLVPSTKGTL